Sequence from the Pseudomonadota bacterium genome:
CATAGGAAAGCCAAGCATGTCGAAATTGTAGCGGTGATACTCTACCTCCGGACCGTCCACGATGTCGAAACCGAGGGCGCCAAAGACGTCCAGCAGCTCGAAGGTCACCTTGGTGAGCGGATGCAGGCGCCCCGGCATTGCTCCGCGGCCAGGCAGACTGATGTCCAACGACGGAGCGCTCAGCTCGCGCCGGCGAGCCTGGCCTGCAAGCTCCAGCAACCTAGCACGGAACAGGCGCTGGATCTCCGACTTCAGCTCGTTGGCGCGACGTCCGAACGCCCTACGATCCCCGGCCTCGAGCCTTGGCATCAGCTTCATCAGCCGAGTCAGCTGTCCCTGCGGACCAACGAAACGAGCATTGACCGAACGCAGGCTTTGTTCGTCGTCGGCGTTTGCGAAGACCGTAGCGTAGGACTCCGCGACCGCGCGCAGACCCTCCTGAAGCTCCGCCGCAACGTGATCGGCCATGGTGCGCAGGCTACTCTATTCTCGCTCGGCGTTCCCAGTGCGCGAGCGCCCCACGAAGCGAAACCGGCTCAAGGTCCGTGCAGCGGCCGAGACCGCCTCTACGCGGACGCAGCCGATCCGGTTAGCCCTGGACGGGGCCCTCAGTACCCGTGCCGAGGGATTCGCGGTGGACACTATGCGGCCGCCCTCATTTGGCCGCCTCCACGACCGCGCGGAAGCCCTCGGGGTCATGCACCGCGATATCTGCCAGCACCTTGCGGTCCAGGGCGACCCCGGCGCGCTTGAGCCCCGCCATCAACCGGCTGTAGCTAACGCCTGACAAGCGCGCTGCAGCTCCGATGCGGCTGATCCACAAACGACGAAAGTCCCGCTTGCGCTGCCTGCGGTGGGCGTAGGCGTCCTGCCAAGCGTTGTGGACCTGCTCGATCGCGATGGAGAACTGCCGACTCCGGGCGCCGTAGTAGCCCTGCGCGTGGCGCAACATGCGTGCTCGCCGACGGCGCGCCTTGAAGCCTCTGCGTACACGTGGCATGGGGCCTCAGAACGCGTAGGGAAGCAGGCGTCTCACCTGCTTCTCGTCGGCCGCGCTAGCCATCGTGTTCTTGCGCAGCTTCCGCAGACGCCTGGCCGGTTTGCCGCGCATCAGATGGTTGTGCCCGGCACGGCTACGGCGTACCCGTCCGGCGCCGGAGGTACGCAAACGTTTGGCCGCCGCGCGGTTGGTCTTCATCTTGGGCATGCGAGTCCTCTTGGTGGGCGCAGCAGCTGGCGCGCACGCAGCGCTACGCGGGCGGCCTCTATCTAGAGAGGGTTGCCGGCGAAGTCAAGCCGGGTCTTGAGAGGCGCCGCAGCATGACTGCGGGCCGGCGAGGGCCGGAGCCGCCGGCAGGGCGCGACGACCAGGCAGCACTATTGCTGCGACCTGGACGCCTGGGGATCCCGTCTCCCGGCCGGCTTCGCGGGCTGGGGCACGCGGGCGCGCAGCGGAGCCAAGATCAGCACCATGGTCTTACCTTCCAGCCGGCTCGAGCTCTCCACGCCACCGAGGTCGGTCACAGCCGCAGTGATGTAGTCCAGCTGCCGCTTGGCTGTTTCTGGATGCGTGATCTCTCGACCACGAAAACGGCAAGTGATCTTCACCTTGTTGCCCTCCCCCAGGAAGCGCCGGACGTGCTTGACCTTGAACTGCAGGTCGTGGTCGTCGGTTTTGGGTCGGAGCTTGATCTCCTTGAGAGCAACCACGGTTTGCCGTTTGCGTGCTTCTGCGGCCTTCTTCTTTTCCTCGTACTTGAAGCGCCCGAAATCCATGATCTTGCAGACGGGCGGTTGCGATTTTGGATTGACCTCAACGAGATCGAGCGAGGCATTCTTCGCTATGCGCAAGGCTTCGCGCGTATCAAGAACCCCCAGCATCTTGCCGTCAGGCCCAATCACGCGAACCTCAGGAACGCGAATACGGTCGTTGGTGCGTGGCCCACTGGGGCCACGGCGGCGATCGGGAGCCGGTCTAGCGATGGCTGTCCTCCTCCTTCTGTGGGCATCCGGGGCCCTGGTTGGAACGGCGTCGGAGCCGTGCGCCAAGACGGTCCGCGCGCTCGGCTGGCCCGCACGCCAGCGTGACGCCGGCAAGGAGGCGCTGCATGTGCAGCTCCTTTCTCAAGTCGCCGTCACACTGAATCCACAGTAGCCGCGGGATTCGCAGCAGGCGTGGGATTCGCAGTAGGCACGGGCGGGATTGAACCGCCGACCCCTACCGTGTCAAGGTAGTGCTCTACCGCTGAGCTACGTGCCTGCATCAGGTTGTGGCCGCCTTGTCACTCGCCGCCTTGTCACTCGCCGCCTTGTCACTCGCCGCCTTGCCTTCCGCTGCCCCGCTTCCTCGCGCAAGGCACCGCTCGACCGAGTTGCACTGCCGGGCAACCGACGCCGAAACCGAAATCGGGCCCCTGTCACGGATGGCGACTACCCCGTGTTGCCCAAGGAAGCCTTTGTGAAGCGTCCGCATACGAGGATCCGAGCAGCCAGCATTAGCGGCCGTCAACGGCCGTGTCAAGCATGTGAGCTGAACAACTGGCACGCACGTCGGACGATGCCCGGATTTAGCGACCGAAGTCCAGGATACCACTCGCCAGGGATCGTGATCGATTGGCCTCGAGGGCTGGCGGTCGCTGGCAAGCGCTACTACTAGGGCCTCGCGCGAGCTTCCGAGTAACGAGCATGCAGGCAAGCGACAATCCGCCCAGACGGCTTCGCCAGCCTCGTCCACTGCCATCGGTCAAGCTCGCCTTGCTTCCTCATGAGCGGCGGGCGGCGCGAGCCCGGCAGACGCTGGTCGTCGTGTCGCTGATCCTGCTGGCAGCCGGGGTAGCCGGGTCTCTGCTCGTGCGCGGTGAGCTGCCAGCGGATGAAGGCGATACAACCCACAGGTCGGCCTCGCTCGCACTCCAAGATACCCCACAACGAGCTCCGGTCGTTGCACGAGTGGCCACGGCCGAGAATCAACCCGCAGCCGCTCTCGAACTGGGCGCGCCTGCTGCACGCGACCGCGACGAATCGGTCAGGGAGGTTCGCGGAACGTTTGGCCGCGCACGGAGCTTTCGGGAGGCGGTCAAGAAACTCGGCGCCACGACGAAGGAAGCAACCGAAATCACGGCGGCGCTTCGCGGTCTCGTGGACTTCAGGCGCTGCCACCCTGACCATGAGATGGTGTTGGTGCGCGATCAGGATCGTCAACTTGTGTCGTTCGAGTACCACGCCCAGCCCGTGTCCTTTGTGCGGGCTTCTCGGGACGCAAACGGCGAGCTTGTTGGCAAGCAGGTTCAGGTTCCCATTCGGCGTGTGCGGGTCGCTCGCGGCAGCTACGTGGCGGGTTCCCTGGGCTCGACCCTGGAGGCGCTTGGTCTTGGCAGGAGCCTAGCTGGCGCCTTCGTCGAGGTCTTCGAGGGTCGTATCGATTTTTCCCGAGACACCCGGGCGGGCGATTGCTTTCGTCTGATCGTAAACGAAGAACATGTCAACGATTCCTTCCTGCGCTACGGCACCGTGGAAGCCCTCGAGTACATCGGCGAACGGGTAAGTAGACTGCAGGCATTCTGGTACGGACCAGGCGCGCCGAACGGCGACTTCTTCGATGCGGACGGTAGAAGCATGCACGGCGGCTGGCTTCGAACGCCGTTACGCTACGACCATATTTCCTCCGGCTTCGATCCACGCCGTCGCCATCCGATTCTGAAGCGGATCGTCCCGCACAACGGCGTCGACTACGCGGCCGCGCCGGGCACGGTCGTGTGGGCGGCCGGCGACGGCAGCGTGACCTTCGCGGGTCGCAGCGGCGCGAACGGCAACCTGGTGGTGGTGCGGCACGACAAGAGCCACCAGACCTTCTACGCCCACCTCGCCACGATTCGACGTGGCCTGCGGCGCGGAGTCCGAGTAAGGCAACGCGAGCCTATCGGTACGGTGGGCTCGACCGGACGCTCGACCGGCCCCCATCTCCATTTTGGCTTGAAGAGGCGCGGGCGCTTCGTGGATCCCCTGAAGCATCTCAACGGGCCAGGCCGCATGATGAACGCATCCAAGTTGCCCGACTATCGCCGCCACGTTCAGAGGCTGCGAGCGGAGCTGGCGCGCATCCCCGTTGCCGCGGCACCCCGAGAACGCAGCGCCTTCGAGCGCGCTTACACTCGACGTCCCCTGGACTGAATGCGACGAACCCGTTGCGAGGCCGCGTGGTCGAGGTTAGAGAGGGCCCTGTCGTGCCATGACCCATCTCGAGCTGAGCCCACGCGCGCGACGCGCATGGCTGACCGCGATCGCGGCTTTCGTCGCGGCGCTGCTGCTGATCGGGTTGAACGCATTTGGGGCCTGGGACCCCGCGGAGCTGCAGCGCGCGGATCTGGCGAGGCGTTTGCTTGAAGGCGAAGCAGACGTGCAGAGCCGTCCCCGTTTTGGAGCCTGGCTCACTGCGATCGGATTCTGGTTTCTTGGCGCTCATGAGTGGGCCGGCCGACTTCCACTTGCCGTCGCCGGCCTTGTCACCGTTCTCTTGGCCTACGCCCTGGTACGCGGGTTCATCGGAACGCGAGCCGGCCTTTACACGGCGCTGATCACCGGCACTACCCCGCTGTTCGTGCTCAACGCCCGCAGCATGCTGGGCGAAGCGCCCGCCTTCGCGAGTCAAACCGCGCTGGCGCTGGCTTTGACCCGACTTGCGCGGCCAAGCGTCAATCCCACCCGCGAAGCGTGGAAGCTGGCCTGTATCTGGAGCGCACTGGCGGCAGGCGCTGCGCTGCTGTGCATCGGCACCAGCGGGGTCCTGCTGGGTGTGCTGCCCCCCCTGGGAGCCGCGTTGATCGCATCGGCACTGGACCAGCGGTTGCCCCGCCCTGACCATGGCCGGCCTCCAGCGGCGATCGTCTACGGTTTGGCGCTAGCAACGCTGCCGGTCGCGCTTGGCGTCGCAATGGCAGTGGCGCGCGACCAAGACGGCTACAGCGCATGGCTCGGGGGGCGGCCCGGCCTGAGCGACCCACGCTCATTCGACTTGGTGCTCGAGAGTGTGTTTCACACGTTCGCGCCATGGA
This genomic interval carries:
- the pheS gene encoding phenylalanine--tRNA ligase subunit alpha (catalyzes a two-step reaction, first charging a phenylalanine molecule by linking its carboxyl group to the alpha-phosphate of ATP, followed by transfer of the aminoacyl-adenylate to its tRNA; forms a heterotetramer of alpha(2)beta(2); binds two magnesium ions per tetramer; type 1 subfamily), with amino-acid sequence MADHVAAELQEGLRAVAESYATVFANADDEQSLRSVNARFVGPQGQLTRLMKLMPRLEAGDRRAFGRRANELKSEIQRLFRARLLELAGQARRRELSAPSLDISLPGRGAMPGRLHPLTKVTFELLDVFGALGFDIVDGPEVEYHRYNFDMLGFPM
- the rplT gene encoding 50S ribosomal protein L20 → MPRVRRGFKARRRRARMLRHAQGYYGARSRQFSIAIEQVHNAWQDAYAHRRQRKRDFRRLWISRIGAAARLSGVSYSRLMAGLKRAGVALDRKVLADIAVHDPEGFRAVVEAAK
- the rpmI gene encoding 50S ribosomal protein L35 → MPKMKTNRAAAKRLRTSGAGRVRRSRAGHNHLMRGKPARRLRKLRKNTMASAADEKQVRRLLPYAF
- the infC gene encoding translation initiation factor IF-3; this translates as MIGPDGKMLGVLDTREALRIAKNASLDLVEVNPKSQPPVCKIMDFGRFKYEEKKKAAEARKRQTVVALKEIKLRPKTDDHDLQFKVKHVRRFLGEGNKVKITCRFRGREITHPETAKRQLDYITAAVTDLGGVESSSRLEGKTMVLILAPLRARVPQPAKPAGRRDPQASRSQQ
- a CDS encoding peptidoglycan DD-metalloendopeptidase family protein, with the protein product MQASDNPPRRLRQPRPLPSVKLALLPHERRAARARQTLVVVSLILLAAGVAGSLLVRGELPADEGDTTHRSASLALQDTPQRAPVVARVATAENQPAAALELGAPAARDRDESVREVRGTFGRARSFREAVKKLGATTKEATEITAALRGLVDFRRCHPDHEMVLVRDQDRQLVSFEYHAQPVSFVRASRDANGELVGKQVQVPIRRVRVARGSYVAGSLGSTLEALGLGRSLAGAFVEVFEGRIDFSRDTRAGDCFRLIVNEEHVNDSFLRYGTVEALEYIGERVSRLQAFWYGPGAPNGDFFDADGRSMHGGWLRTPLRYDHISSGFDPRRRHPILKRIVPHNGVDYAAAPGTVVWAAGDGSVTFAGRSGANGNLVVVRHDKSHQTFYAHLATIRRGLRRGVRVRQREPIGTVGSTGRSTGPHLHFGLKRRGRFVDPLKHLNGPGRMMNASKLPDYRRHVQRLRAELARIPVAAAPRERSAFERAYTRRPLD